A region of Laspinema palackyanum D2c DNA encodes the following proteins:
- the iscB gene encoding RNA-guided endonuclease IscB encodes MSNFVFVLDTDKRPLDPVHPGTARHLLNAGKAAVFRRYPFAIILKQARPDVPVQDLELKLDPGSKTTGIAIKQSNKIIFGAELQHRGQQIKDALLSRRQSRRSRRNRQTRYRKARFLNRTRPIGWLAPSLQHRVDTILIWVNRLRKLAPIGSIAQELVRFDLQLMQNPEISGVEYQQGELQGYEVREFLLEKWGRQCAYCDAKNIPLEVEHIQPRSRGGSDRVSNLTLACHECNQTKGNQDVRDFLSGKPELLNRLLKQAKSPLKDAAAVNSTRGALFNALKATGLPVKTGTGGQTKFNRTRLEIPKSHWLDAACVGPVDSLEVLSSKPLLIVAKGHGTRKMCGTNRFGFPIRHKSRVQIHKGFQTGDIVKATVMAGQKIGSYMGRVLCRASGSFDIVTQSGRVAGINHKYCKPIHKKDGYAYAL; translated from the coding sequence ATGTCCAACTTTGTATTTGTTCTCGATACTGACAAACGACCCCTAGATCCAGTTCACCCTGGAACAGCGCGTCACCTCCTCAATGCAGGGAAGGCTGCGGTGTTCCGTCGCTATCCCTTCGCCATCATCTTGAAACAAGCGCGTCCCGATGTTCCCGTGCAAGACCTGGAACTCAAACTAGATCCGGGTTCCAAGACCACAGGAATTGCAATTAAGCAAAGCAACAAAATCATTTTTGGAGCCGAATTACAACATCGGGGACAACAAATCAAGGATGCGCTGCTGTCGCGTCGTCAATCGCGACGAAGTAGGAGAAATCGCCAAACTCGCTATCGGAAAGCACGATTTCTCAATCGGACTCGTCCAATCGGTTGGCTGGCCCCGTCATTACAGCATCGAGTAGATACGATTCTGATCTGGGTCAACCGACTCCGCAAACTCGCTCCTATTGGCAGCATTGCTCAGGAGTTAGTCAGATTTGACCTGCAACTGATGCAAAATCCTGAAATCTCAGGGGTGGAGTATCAACAGGGCGAATTGCAAGGCTATGAAGTCCGAGAGTTTTTGCTCGAAAAGTGGGGACGCCAATGTGCTTACTGCGATGCCAAAAATATTCCGCTAGAAGTGGAACATATTCAACCGCGCTCAAGAGGGGGTTCCGACCGAGTTTCTAATCTTACTCTGGCTTGTCATGAGTGCAATCAGACCAAGGGAAATCAAGATGTTCGAGACTTTCTATCCGGCAAGCCTGAGCTTCTAAATCGCCTTCTCAAGCAAGCAAAATCCCCGCTCAAAGATGCGGCTGCGGTCAACTCTACCCGTGGGGCATTGTTCAACGCACTGAAAGCGACGGGGCTACCCGTAAAAACCGGGACGGGGGGACAAACAAAATTCAATCGGACTCGCCTAGAAATTCCTAAATCGCACTGGCTCGATGCGGCCTGTGTTGGTCCGGTTGACTCACTCGAAGTGCTGAGTTCAAAACCGCTGTTGATTGTAGCAAAAGGGCATGGAACCAGGAAGATGTGTGGCACGAATAGGTTCGGGTTTCCAATTCGCCATAAGTCGAGAGTGCAGATTCACAAAGGTTTTCAGACGGGCGATATTGTCAAGGCAACCGTTATGGCTGGCCAGAAAATTGGTTCCTACATGGGGCGGGTTCTGTGCCGTGCGTCAGGCAGTTTTGACATCGTTACCCAGTCTGGAAGAGTGGCAGGAATTAACCACAAATATTGCAAACCTATTCACAAAAAGGATGGCTATGCTTATGCGCTTTAA
- a CDS encoding SBBP repeat-containing protein, with product MDDNLALTTLNQPGNLMPIADFTNDPFSPLTNPAVPIGNGDFLNSEFEPDPSVSSLGNLPLSFIANVGQLDPEVEFLVQGAQHDIFFTPDEIVLNKSQVIDDETVSHQVKVSFAGANPDPTIDELAPLPGVANFITGDDPSQWHENVPTYQGITYQNLYDGIDLIYRGDEGELKSEFIVSPGVDPGQIRMNYEGSDRLNIREDGALVIETPFGELVESAPYLYQDINGERVTVSGAYQLLGNAEVGFTIGEYDPSVPLAIDPTLEYTTYLGGSQFDSPQDIAVDNDGNIYLMGNANASPRFSPISSDNSPNFASTGTPPPTEGKAFISKLSNNGTLLYTTFLGGNGFNQGEGIAIDNAGNAYVTGVTLSNDFPILNAIQGNSSLSHQAFISKLSNTGSLVYSTLFGGSSYDAARSIAADNNGNVFITGETTSSDFPLLNAIQPAYGGTQNNFSLSLGDAFAVKLSPEGQLLYSTYLGGNNDDGGLGIATDSNGNAYITGATYSNNLPIQNAVQSSFGGVQDAFITKLAADGNLVYSTYIGGTGSELGESIAVDTNQNVYITGTVNAPLLPVVVPLPSLPTIADRTFSDPSATQFSPENGSPRTFTSPPPLNPFQTNLGGSESAFVTKLANDGSQLIYSTLLGGSSNDNGTGIAVDNGGNFYVTGTTNSANFPGINGFQGYSGQGDAFVTKFAANGTLEYSTYLGGTAEDTGIGIEVDNAGTVYLAGNTYSGDLPNSLNRFGGNLNAFVAKITPQTGPRVELPFINLIDAFLASSGGTIMIGTPLGNILFDESFYLSNNPDVTQAITSGVFPNGFNHFFYFGQFEGRQPSAFYNEGRYLAQNPDVAAAVAAGGFRSGFDHFFSLGFREQRDRRTQLFHEGFYLNTYPDIAAAVAGNLSNLGFNHYIQFGQREGRNPNRFFDEAFYRTIYPDVAAAIANGSLASGFEHFAFAGEKEGRQPNPLFNEQFYRTTYPDVAAAIAAGNFPSGFDHFLRFGSREGRVGI from the coding sequence ATGGATGACAATTTAGCCTTGACAACACTCAATCAGCCTGGAAACCTGATGCCGATCGCCGATTTCACAAACGACCCTTTTTCTCCACTTACAAACCCCGCAGTTCCTATCGGCAATGGGGATTTTCTAAACTCTGAATTCGAGCCGGACCCATCGGTTTCTAGTTTAGGCAATCTTCCTTTAAGTTTTATTGCCAATGTGGGACAACTGGACCCCGAGGTAGAATTTCTCGTCCAAGGCGCGCAACATGATATTTTCTTTACTCCGGATGAAATTGTTTTAAACAAATCCCAAGTCATCGACGATGAAACTGTCTCTCATCAAGTTAAGGTTTCATTTGCCGGTGCTAATCCGGACCCCACCATTGATGAGCTCGCACCCTTGCCGGGAGTCGCTAATTTTATTACCGGAGATGACCCGTCCCAATGGCATGAAAATGTTCCCACCTATCAGGGTATTACCTATCAAAATCTTTATGATGGAATTGATTTAATTTATCGTGGGGATGAGGGAGAACTCAAGAGTGAGTTTATCGTTAGTCCCGGTGTAGATCCGGGCCAAATTCGGATGAACTATGAAGGGAGCGATCGCCTGAACATCCGCGAAGATGGAGCCTTAGTCATCGAGACTCCCTTCGGTGAATTAGTTGAATCTGCCCCCTATCTGTACCAAGATATCAACGGAGAACGAGTCACCGTCAGTGGTGCTTATCAACTCTTGGGCAATGCAGAAGTTGGCTTTACCATTGGGGAGTATGATCCCTCTGTCCCTCTGGCGATCGACCCCACTTTAGAATATACAACCTATCTCGGGGGGAGTCAATTTGACTCACCGCAAGATATTGCGGTAGATAATGATGGAAATATCTATCTAATGGGAAATGCTAATGCTTCACCCCGCTTTTCTCCGATATCAAGTGATAATTCACCTAACTTTGCCAGTACAGGCACCCCGCCACCTACTGAGGGAAAAGCCTTTATTTCCAAACTCTCTAATAATGGCACGTTACTTTATACCACCTTTCTGGGCGGAAATGGGTTCAATCAAGGGGAAGGAATTGCCATCGATAATGCAGGCAATGCTTATGTAACCGGCGTTACTTTGTCTAATGATTTCCCCATCCTAAATGCTATTCAAGGGAATTCATCCTTGTCCCACCAAGCCTTTATCTCCAAACTGTCTAACACCGGAAGTTTAGTTTATTCCACCTTGTTTGGGGGCAGTAGTTACGATGCTGCTCGCAGTATTGCTGCCGATAATAATGGCAATGTTTTTATCACCGGGGAAACTACTTCCTCAGATTTTCCCCTTCTCAATGCCATTCAACCGGCTTATGGGGGCACTCAGAACAATTTTTCCTTGAGCCTGGGAGATGCCTTTGCGGTGAAACTTTCTCCTGAGGGTCAGTTACTGTACTCGACTTATCTCGGGGGTAATAATGATGACGGAGGTTTAGGAATTGCCACCGATAGCAACGGCAATGCTTATATAACCGGCGCGACTTATTCTAATAATTTGCCGATCCAAAATGCCGTTCAAAGTAGCTTTGGCGGTGTGCAAGATGCCTTTATCACCAAACTTGCTGCCGATGGCAACTTAGTTTACTCGACCTATATCGGGGGAACGGGGAGTGAACTGGGAGAAAGTATCGCCGTGGATACTAACCAAAATGTGTATATCACCGGAACGGTAAATGCACCGTTGCTGCCGGTTGTCGTGCCTCTACCCTCTTTGCCGACGATCGCCGATCGCACCTTCTCTGACCCATCTGCGACCCAGTTTTCCCCGGAAAACGGGAGTCCCCGCACCTTCACGTCTCCTCCCCCCCTCAATCCCTTTCAAACGAATCTCGGTGGCTCAGAAAGCGCCTTTGTCACTAAACTGGCGAACGATGGTAGTCAGCTGATTTATTCGACATTACTCGGTGGTAGTAGTAATGATAATGGGACCGGGATTGCCGTTGATAATGGCGGCAATTTCTATGTAACCGGAACAACTAATTCTGCCAATTTCCCTGGGATTAATGGCTTTCAAGGTTATAGCGGCCAGGGAGATGCCTTTGTCACGAAATTTGCTGCCAATGGTACTCTGGAATATTCCACTTATCTGGGTGGGACTGCCGAGGATACGGGCATTGGCATCGAAGTTGATAATGCAGGGACGGTTTATCTGGCGGGAAATACTTATTCCGGGGATTTACCCAATAGTTTGAATCGGTTTGGGGGAAATTTGAATGCCTTTGTGGCTAAAATTACACCCCAAACCGGACCCCGGGTAGAGTTGCCCTTTATCAATTTAATTGATGCTTTCTTAGCCTCCAGTGGGGGGACGATCATGATAGGCACTCCTTTGGGAAACATCTTATTTGATGAAAGCTTTTACCTGTCCAATAATCCGGATGTAACTCAGGCAATAACCTCCGGTGTGTTCCCTAATGGATTTAATCACTTCTTCTATTTCGGTCAATTTGAAGGACGACAACCGAGTGCTTTTTATAATGAAGGGCGTTATTTAGCCCAGAATCCTGATGTAGCAGCGGCAGTGGCGGCCGGGGGATTTCGTAGCGGATTTGACCACTTTTTCAGTTTGGGATTCCGGGAGCAACGCGATCGCCGGACTCAGTTATTCCACGAAGGTTTCTATCTGAATACCTACCCGGATATTGCTGCGGCTGTTGCCGGAAATCTGAGCAATCTCGGATTTAACCATTACATTCAGTTCGGACAACGGGAAGGACGCAATCCTAACCGTTTCTTTGATGAAGCTTTCTATCGGACTATTTATCCCGATGTCGCCGCAGCGATAGCCAACGGAAGTCTTGCCAGTGGATTCGAGCATTTTGCCTTCGCAGGGGAAAAAGAGGGACGGCAACCAAATCCTCTGTTTAATGAACAGTTTTATCGGACCACTTATCCCGATGTTGCCGCAGCCATAGCTGCCGGTAATTTCCCCAGTGGATTTGACCACTTTTTGCGGTTTGGATCTAGAGAAGGACGGGTTGGAATTTGA
- a CDS encoding ZIP family metal transporter, translating to MNPYLSTLALSAMPAIGSYIGGLLSEFIPPSKSNLSLTLHGAAGIILSVVGVEIMPQMLAADPPWLIFLAFFVGGGFFILMRRAIKFFQKRSKKSEKQSSAWGISVAVGIDLFSDGLMVGTSSTIALSLALMVALGHVLANIPTGMAAISSFKQGKTSALFRQILSASFIFPPVIGATLGYWVVVGQPEVIKFMLLAFTAGILTTLVVENMVPEASEHEKENYQETLCFVGGFAFVALLSTYLG from the coding sequence ATGAACCCTTACTTAAGCACATTAGCTCTATCAGCCATGCCAGCGATCGGGAGCTATATAGGCGGACTTTTGTCCGAATTTATTCCTCCCTCTAAAAGTAACTTAAGTTTAACTCTTCATGGCGCAGCCGGGATTATTCTATCGGTGGTGGGAGTTGAAATTATGCCTCAAATGTTGGCAGCGGATCCACCTTGGCTAATTTTCCTAGCCTTTTTTGTAGGTGGAGGCTTCTTTATCCTGATGAGAAGAGCGATTAAATTTTTCCAAAAACGCTCGAAAAAATCCGAAAAGCAATCCTCAGCCTGGGGGATTTCCGTAGCCGTAGGAATCGATTTATTTAGCGATGGTTTAATGGTGGGGACGAGTTCAACCATTGCCTTAAGTTTGGCCCTGATGGTTGCCCTGGGTCATGTCCTGGCCAATATCCCCACGGGAATGGCAGCCATTTCCAGTTTTAAGCAGGGTAAAACCTCAGCCCTCTTTCGCCAAATCTTATCGGCTTCCTTTATCTTTCCTCCAGTGATTGGTGCAACCCTGGGATATTGGGTGGTCGTGGGTCAACCGGAAGTGATTAAATTTATGCTACTGGCCTTCACTGCTGGTATTTTGACCACCCTGGTTGTCGAAAATATGGTGCCGGAGGCCAGCGAACATGAAAAGGAAAACTATCAAGAAACGCTCTGTTTTGTCGGGGGATTTGCGTTTGTAGCCCTCCTATCTACCTATTTAGGCTAG
- a CDS encoding DegT/DnrJ/EryC1/StrS family aminotransferase: MNHIPPLDLSLQYHTIAQEVEASVLALLASGRYIGGPVVAEFEQQFAAYIGTTECVSCNSGTDALYLALRALDIGPGDEVITTPFTFFATSETISRVGATPVFVDIVPETFNLDVERLEAAITEKTRGILVVHLYGQPVEMTRLMAIAHQYNLAVIEDCAQSTGATWGGQKVGSIGHVGCFSFFPTKNLGAFGDGGAITTNDPAIATKMRILKEHGASGRYYHESVGINSRLDALQAAILQIKLRYLDFWTDRRRAIAENYHRLLAPLDGIITPQELPGGQGVWNQYTIRVKSQENNSHRRDRLMQQLNELGIAATVYYPLALHLQPIYQGLGYALGDLAIAEQASREVLSLPMFPELSEEQQQEVVYSLKSFL; encoded by the coding sequence GTGAATCATATCCCCCCCCTGGATCTCTCGTTGCAGTATCACACGATCGCCCAAGAAGTAGAAGCCTCAGTCTTAGCACTGTTGGCCTCGGGACGGTATATTGGCGGTCCCGTTGTAGCAGAATTCGAGCAACAGTTTGCCGCCTATATCGGCACAACCGAGTGCGTCTCCTGCAATTCCGGCACTGATGCCTTATATCTGGCCCTCCGCGCCCTGGATATTGGCCCTGGGGATGAAGTGATTACCACTCCCTTCACGTTTTTTGCTACGAGTGAAACCATTTCCCGGGTGGGTGCAACGCCGGTTTTTGTGGATATTGTCCCTGAGACGTTTAATTTGGATGTGGAACGCCTAGAGGCGGCGATTACGGAAAAAACTCGGGGGATTCTGGTGGTGCATCTCTATGGACAGCCGGTGGAGATGACTCGATTAATGGCGATCGCCCATCAATATAATCTTGCCGTAATCGAAGACTGTGCCCAATCTACGGGGGCGACTTGGGGAGGGCAGAAGGTAGGGAGTATCGGTCATGTGGGCTGTTTTAGCTTTTTTCCCACGAAGAATTTAGGGGCCTTTGGCGATGGCGGGGCGATTACAACGAATGACCCGGCGATCGCCACTAAAATGCGAATTTTAAAAGAGCATGGGGCGAGTGGGCGCTACTATCATGAATCGGTGGGAATTAATAGCCGTCTCGATGCGCTACAGGCAGCGATTCTTCAGATTAAGTTACGCTATCTGGATTTTTGGACCGATCGCCGACGGGCGATCGCCGAAAATTATCACCGCCTTCTCGCACCTTTGGATGGAATTATCACCCCGCAAGAATTGCCCGGGGGTCAAGGGGTTTGGAATCAATACACCATTCGGGTGAAAAGTCAAGAAAATAATAGCCACCGCCGCGATCGGCTTATGCAGCAGTTAAATGAGTTAGGGATTGCAGCAACGGTTTATTATCCGCTGGCGCTTCATTTACAGCCAATTTACCAAGGTTTGGGTTATGCCTTGGGTGACTTGGCGATCGCAGAACAGGCATCTCGGGAGGTACTCTCTCTACCCATGTTCCCTGAATTATCTGAGGAACAGCAGCAAGAGGTGGTTTATAGTTTAAAGTCTTTTTTATGA
- a CDS encoding TIGR03885 family FMN-dependent LLM class oxidoreductase, which translates to MTEFAYHASHEQFKPSVLLKYIQMAERAGFTAGSSSDHFKPWNDRQGESGFSWAWLGAAMQATSLPCSVVCAPGPRYHPTIVAQAVATLAEMFPHRFSVALGSGEAMNERITGDRWPSKPERNARLKESVDIIRALFAGETVNHSGLFTVQQAKLYTRPDYTPPIFGAAITLETAEWVGSWADGLLTTSRPREELQKVVEAFHRGGGKGKPMHVKVQLSYAQTLEQARQGAYEQWRTNIFKSSVLAELSTPEELEAAAQFVKPEDLDAHVRISADLEQHIQWLRDDMELGFSRLILHNVNRQQEEFIKAFGDRVLPALSGDRVASFV; encoded by the coding sequence ATGACTGAATTTGCTTATCACGCTTCTCATGAACAATTTAAACCCAGCGTCCTGCTCAAGTATATCCAGATGGCGGAACGGGCTGGATTTACTGCGGGGTCTTCGTCAGATCACTTCAAACCCTGGAACGATCGCCAGGGAGAGAGTGGGTTTTCCTGGGCCTGGTTAGGTGCGGCGATGCAGGCGACCTCCCTACCCTGTAGCGTCGTTTGCGCCCCAGGTCCGCGCTATCACCCGACCATTGTCGCCCAAGCGGTAGCAACCCTCGCCGAAATGTTCCCTCACCGATTTTCCGTGGCATTAGGCAGCGGAGAGGCAATGAATGAGCGGATTACCGGCGATCGCTGGCCGAGTAAACCCGAACGGAACGCTCGCCTCAAAGAAAGCGTAGATATCATTCGCGCCTTGTTTGCTGGAGAAACCGTGAACCACTCCGGGTTATTCACCGTCCAACAGGCCAAACTTTATACCCGTCCTGACTATACCCCTCCCATTTTTGGAGCGGCAATTACGTTAGAAACAGCGGAATGGGTAGGGTCCTGGGCTGATGGACTCTTAACCACTTCTCGTCCTCGGGAAGAACTCCAAAAAGTCGTCGAAGCCTTCCATCGAGGGGGGGGAAAAGGGAAGCCGATGCACGTCAAGGTACAACTGTCTTACGCTCAAACTTTGGAACAGGCAAGGCAGGGGGCTTATGAACAGTGGCGCACCAATATCTTTAAAAGTTCAGTTTTAGCTGAACTCTCTACCCCAGAGGAGTTAGAGGCTGCCGCGCAGTTTGTTAAACCCGAGGATCTCGACGCTCATGTGAGAATTTCTGCGGATTTAGAACAGCATATCCAGTGGTTGCGTGATGATATGGAACTGGGATTTAGCCGCCTAATTCTCCATAATGTCAACCGCCAACAGGAGGAGTTTATCAAAGCCTTTGGCGATCGCGTCTTACCGGCTTTATCTGGCGATCGGGTCGCCAGTTTTGTATAA
- a CDS encoding ABC transporter permease, which translates to MDRIELDFIDLGLALGLMILAIALSAWQRLGLEGQLALASARTMIQLLMVGFFLEAVFTWRNPLAVLAVLMVMLTIAAIVARNRISQKVPRLLPWVWGSIAISSAITLVYVNLLVLRQPEAWTNPQYIIPLTGIVLGNAMNSGAIAGERFVSTLNASPVEIETYLCLGATPEQAIATYRKDAIRAGLIPTINTMMVVGLVTLPGIITGQLLSGVNPLNAAAYQILIMFMLAFASLVSALLITKGIAREFFNSAAQLQKF; encoded by the coding sequence ATGGATCGCATTGAACTAGATTTTATCGATTTGGGATTAGCCTTGGGATTGATGATATTGGCGATCGCCCTCTCCGCATGGCAACGCCTGGGATTAGAGGGTCAATTGGCTTTAGCCAGTGCTAGAACGATGATCCAGTTGCTGATGGTGGGATTTTTCTTAGAAGCCGTGTTTACTTGGAGAAATCCCCTGGCGGTGTTGGCAGTCCTGATGGTGATGCTCACTATTGCTGCAATTGTGGCCCGGAACCGGATTAGTCAAAAGGTTCCTCGGCTGTTGCCTTGGGTGTGGGGTTCGATCGCCATCAGTAGTGCCATCACCTTGGTTTACGTCAATTTGTTGGTTCTGCGACAGCCGGAAGCTTGGACCAATCCTCAATATATTATTCCCTTGACCGGGATTGTGTTAGGAAATGCGATGAACAGTGGGGCGATCGCCGGGGAGAGATTTGTGAGTACCCTGAATGCTTCCCCAGTGGAAATTGAGACCTATTTATGTTTAGGGGCGACTCCGGAACAGGCGATCGCCACCTACCGCAAAGATGCCATTCGCGCCGGACTGATTCCCACCATTAATACCATGATGGTGGTCGGACTGGTGACCCTCCCCGGGATTATTACAGGTCAATTACTCAGTGGAGTCAATCCCCTGAATGCCGCCGCCTATCAAATTTTAATTATGTTTATGCTGGCGTTTGCTTCTCTTGTAAGTGCCCTGTTAATTACCAAAGGGATTGCCCGAGAGTTTTTTAACTCAGCGGCACAACTTCAAAAGTTTTGA